CCTCCAGCCGGGGGCCGGCCAGGCGCAGCAGGGCCAGCTGCATGTCCGGGTCGTCCACCAGAGAGGCGGCGGTGGCCAGCCGGGTGGCGGCGGCCAGCTCGGCTTCTATCCACCGCAGCTGACGTTCCCCATATTCGACGTAGCGGACGAAGATGCCGTTGCCCATGCCAGCGATGCCCAGGTGGCTGGCCCTGAGTCTGGGCAGCTCACGGGAGACGCGGCGGGTGGAGGCGGACACCTCGTCCACAGCGCCCAGGAGCGCCAGGTGGGCCGCCAGGGCGTTCCCCCATGCCGGGGTGTCCGCGCCGCCCGAGCCTACCGCCGTCACCGCCTGCCGTGCTTGCTGGCGGCGGTGCGGCCCCTCGGGCTCGGGCGAGGACGGCTCACCCGGGCCTTGCGCCCAGGCGGGGGTGACGCCCTCGCCGTGCGTGTAGCGCAGGTGCGTTCCCCGGCCGGGCGGTGTCGTCAGCGGTGTGCAAGCGTTGGACAGCAGGGCCAGGGCGAGCAGCAGCCCCGTGCACCTCACCGCGCACGAGTCAGCGCCCATGGTCCACCCCCAGGCCCACGCGAGTGAAGGCCCCGAGCGCGGTACGCCCGGTGCGAGGTCTTGCCTCCTTCCTGCCGGGGGAGCCGAGCTTGCCGTGGAAGCGAGGCCGCGGCTGGCGGCGCAGCTCGAGGCTGGATGGATGCCCACGTCCGTCCGGGAGCACGGGGCTACCGGACTGACGAAGAGGAACTCGAGCCGCGAAGTGGCTCGGCCCTCCCATCCGGCTCCGGCGTCGCCGTGGCGGGCCGGCCCAGGCGGGCCATGTCCACCGTCAACAGCTCGTAGAGCAGCACGTCCCACCACCAGAAGAAGAGCGCGCTGAACTTGATGTAGACCAGCGGCGCGTTCGTCCAGATCTGCAGCGGATGGCCCAACACGCGGTCGGCCACGAAGCCCGCCAGCCACTCGCCCGCCCAGCAGACCGTTCCGGCGATGACCATCCGCTTCACCAGCCCCACGTCCCGGCGCAGGAACCAGAAGAAGTTCAGGCACCAGATGATGGCCACCGAGCCCGCCCACAGCCCCACGCTCTCGAAGGAGAACCAGTGGTAGGGCGAGAGCGGGTAGGTCCACCCCGGCTCCCCGGTGAGCTTCCAGTAGAGCTGGTTCTGCAGCAGCTCCACGAACCAGAAGATGGGCGTCACGTAGCTGATGTGGAACGCCAGCGAGCCGAGATACCCGGCCACCCTGCGCTGCCCGCCGTTGCCCGACGACTCCGCCTCATTGCTTGCCACAGCAACCTCCTCCTCATCCCGGCGTGCCCGTGAGCGGCGCCTCGTTCCTCGCGCGAGTCTGCCACGGGTGGGCTCTCAAGAGGGCTGGAGGTGTGCCTGGAGGCTACATGCGGGAGCGGGGCGTGGCAGTCACCTGCCTGCCCCCAAGGCAGGAGTGTGACGCGACGCGAGCGGTGCTCCGCAGCGGGCTCTGTTCGCGGTACAACAGAGTCCATGCGTACCCCCGTCGTGTATGTGGCCGGCCTGCTGGCACTCGCGCTGACCGCCGGCCCGGCCCGGGCCCAGGGCCTCGGGCTGGACCTGTCCGGTGACTCCAACACCCAGAGCAATGAGCAGCAGCAGGACACCGGAGAAGGCGCTGCAGAGGGCACTCCACCGGAGGGCGAGCAGGGCGGCCTGGGCCTGGGGCTGGACCTGAGCAGCGGCACGCCCGGAGCGGACCTGCAGCCGCGCTTCGCGCTGGTGGGGCTGGACACGCCCGAGCGCGCTGGCGCCGCGGCGGCGAAGCGGTGGATGGGCTGGCTGCAGGCGGTGGCGCTGCGCACCGGCCGGGTGGCCAAGGCCTCCGAGCCCGCGGAAATCCGCGAGCAGCTTGCCTCGGACTACGCGGCCGCCCTGCGCTGCGCGGAGGCCTCGTGCTTGAGCGGGCCGGCGGACACGATCGACGCGGACCTGCTCACCACGGCGCGCCTGGCGCTGGAGGACGAGGGCTGGACGCTGCGGCTGTGGACGTATGACCGGGACCGGGGCGTGGTGGAGACGGATGTGGTGACGGGCCGCAAGCCGACGGACAGCAACTTCCTCCGTGAGGCGGGCGAGGTGCTGTCCAAGCGGGTGACGGAGCTGGCCCGGCCGCGCTCGATGCTGAAGGTGTCCAGCAACGTGTCGCAGGCGGTGGTGCGCGTGGGCGAGCGCATGCTGGGCGTGGGCACCGTCGAGGCGAAGCTGCCGCCCGGCGAGGTGCAGCTCATCGTGGAGGCCGACGAGTACTCCACCTATACGAAGACGCTGACGCTCGTGGCCGGTGAGACGCAGGAGGTGGCGGTGCGGCTGGAGCTCAATGGCCCCGCGCCCGAAGGCCCCCCCGCGGACGCCGTGGCGAGTGTGAAGAAGAAGAAGTCGAGCGGCCCCTCCGGCCCCTCCGTCTTCAGCCGTCCCGCCCTCTACACCACGGTGCTGGGACTGGCGGCGGTGGGCGCGGGCGTGGCCATGGGCATGGGCCTGCAGGGCAAGGTGCAGGACGCCAACGGGGACGGAATCATGGACCTGTCCCGCGCCGAGTACCTCGCCGCCCGGCAGCAGTCGATGATCTCCACGGCGCTCATGGCGGGTGGTGGCGCGGTGGCGGGCGGCAGCCTGCTGTGGCTCCTCATCGTCCCAGCGCGTTCCGAGCCGGTGTCCTCCTCGGTGGCCCCCGTTTCCAGCGGGAAGGGCACCAGCGGCACGGCCCTCCACTTCGTGATTGGCGGGAGCTTCTGAACATGAAGTCCTTTTCTTCCCTCTTCTGCTGTCTGGTGCTCGCGCTGTCCGCCGCGGGCTGTTGGGTGCCGGAGCTTCCGGACGACACCCTCTTCAGCTGCGACACGGCCGAGGACTGCGCCGCCAACGGCGTGGTGTGCGCTCCCCGCGGCGCGGGCCTGGGCGGCTTCTGCTGCACACCCACCACCGAGGTGTGCAATGGCAAGGACGACAACTGCAACGGCCAGCTGGATGACCTGCCCGAGGCCAGCTGCTACACCGGCCCCGAGGGCACGCGGGACCTGGGTGGCTGCAAGGCCGGCAAGGTCACCTGCGGCACCAACGGCACCCTGGTCTGCACCGGCGAGGTCGTGCCCGCCGCCACCGAGTCGTGCAACGGCGTCGATGACGACTGCGACGGCGAGACGGACGAGGGCTTCAACACCCAGACGGACATCGCCAACTGCGGCCGGTGCGGCACCGTCTGCAATGCCGTGACGCAGTCGTGCGTGGATGGGGCCTGCAAGACGCGGGGCGAGACGCTCTGCGACGACAACACCGACGACGACGGGGACGGCGCCAAGGACTGCGCGGACAGCGACTGCGACAACCAGACGCGCGCGTGCACCGCCAGCGACGCGGCCAACAACTGCGTCTGCGTCGGCCGGGCGATTGGCGAGGCCAACTGCGGCGATGGCGCCGACAACGATGTGGATGGCTTCACCGACTGCGTCGAGGAGGAGTGCGCCAACAAGTCGTGCGGCACCGGCTGCGTCTGCACCAACTACGTCAAGAAGGAGACCGTCTGCAGCGACAGCCTCAACAACGATGGCAACGAGGGCACCGACTGCGCGGATCCCGACTGCGCCGGCCAGTCGTGCGGCGCCGGCTGCCTGTGCCAGAGCGGCAAGGCCGCGGAGACCGTCTGCAGCGACGGCCTCAACAACGACGGCACCGAGGGCACCGACTGCGCGGACACCACCGACTGCAACGGCAAGAGCTGCAGCGCCGCCGGGGGCTGCCTGTGCGCGGGGGGCCTCGCCACGGAGACCGTGTGCAATGACGGCCTGGACAACGACAGCACCGGGGGCGCGGACTGCGCGGATACGGACTGTTACTGGAAGAGCTTCAGTGACGGCACCATGTGCACCAACACCGGGACCCGGGTGGAGGTGGCCTGCTCGGACGCCAGGGACAACGATGGGAACGCGGGCAGGACCGACTGCATCGTCGGCAACTCGGACTCCAACTGCGTCAGCGGCGTCTGTGGCGCGGGCTGCTCCTTCAACAACTGCTCCAAGAAGGAGACCATCTGCAACGACCGCACGGACAACGACGGCGACACCCAGAGCGACTGCGCGGACAAGACGGATTGCCCCGCCGGTACCGCCTGCACCCGCACCAACGGCGCGGCGGGCACCTGCCAGAACAACGGCTCTTGCGCCTGACGGTGTGCGCTTGATGCACACTTGAGCACAGGTCCGCCCTCCGGGGCGGGCCTGTTCCCACTGATGGATCCCAGCAGGCTTCTACAGCCCTGGGTGGGACAGAAGAGTCGTCACCCTGGCGACAACGTTGTCCGTGTGGGTTGCCGAGGAATGAGAGGATGGAAAGGTTTGCCGCCCATGCGCGGCGACGACTTCATCTCGGGCACGGTGCTCTCAGGCAGCTTCCAAGCCGCAGGCGGCTCGACGGTCGTGGACCGCGAGCTTCAGCAAGGCGACATCCTGGGCAGCTACCAACTGGAGCGCCTGCTGGGCGAGGGCTCCATGGGCCAGGTGTTCCAGGCCCGCCATACGCGGCTGGGGCGCCAGGTGGCCCTCAAGGTGCTGCGCTCCGCCTTTTCCCATGACGGCGGTTTCGTGCAGCGCTTCTTCCAGGAGGCGCGCGCCGTCAATCAGATCAACCACGAACACATCGTGGAGATCTTCGACTTCATCGAGGACGCGGAGCAGGGACGTGTCTACTGTGTGATGGAGCTGCTGCGAGGGCAGAGCCTCTCCGCCCTGCTGAGGGAGGAGAAGCTGTCGCTGCAGCGCATCCGCCGCATGCTGGTGCAGGTGTGCGCGGCCCTGGGCGCGGCGCACCAGCTCGGGGTGGTGCACCGGGACGTCAAGCCGGACAACCTCTTCGTCGTGCACAAGGGCGGGCAGCAGGACTTCGTGAAGGTGCTCGACTTCGGGGTGGCCAAGCTGCTCACCGCCGAGAACACCAGCGGGACGCTGGATGGCACCATCATCGGCACGCCCACGTACATGTCGCCGGAGCAGGCCGCGGGTCTGCCGGTGGACCATCGCGCGGACATCTACGCGGTGGGCACCGTCCTCTACGAGCTGCTCGGCGGACAGCCGCCCTTCCAGGCCTCCAACTTCGGCCAGCTCATG
The sequence above is drawn from the Archangium gephyra genome and encodes:
- a CDS encoding serine/threonine-protein kinase, which encodes MRGDDFISGTVLSGSFQAAGGSTVVDRELQQGDILGSYQLERLLGEGSMGQVFQARHTRLGRQVALKVLRSAFSHDGGFVQRFFQEARAVNQINHEHIVEIFDFIEDAEQGRVYCVMELLRGQSLSALLREEKLSLQRIRRMLVQVCAALGAAHQLGVVHRDVKPDNLFVVHKGGQQDFVKVLDFGVAKLLTAENTSGTLDGTIIGTPTYMSPEQAAGLPVDHRADIYAVGTVLYELLGGQPPFQASNFGQLMVKILTEPPPALPSHTPAGEPVPQVLAQLALRCLAKEPSDRPQQLSEVITALLSDTGTEPRGLAPTLSEDERPTQPMAVPWALSGARRPWPLIASGVVALALAGLVLSWGVRRGASSEAVAHEGAARAPVSLATGHEAPSDAPPSLEAPLLPEAEPHTGRKQAREPVRTSVHRKQKPGVRDDVIDPFAR
- a CDS encoding MopE-related protein, with translation MKSFSSLFCCLVLALSAAGCWVPELPDDTLFSCDTAEDCAANGVVCAPRGAGLGGFCCTPTTEVCNGKDDNCNGQLDDLPEASCYTGPEGTRDLGGCKAGKVTCGTNGTLVCTGEVVPAATESCNGVDDDCDGETDEGFNTQTDIANCGRCGTVCNAVTQSCVDGACKTRGETLCDDNTDDDGDGAKDCADSDCDNQTRACTASDAANNCVCVGRAIGEANCGDGADNDVDGFTDCVEEECANKSCGTGCVCTNYVKKETVCSDSLNNDGNEGTDCADPDCAGQSCGAGCLCQSGKAAETVCSDGLNNDGTEGTDCADTTDCNGKSCSAAGGCLCAGGLATETVCNDGLDNDSTGGADCADTDCYWKSFSDGTMCTNTGTRVEVACSDARDNDGNAGRTDCIVGNSDSNCVSGVCGAGCSFNNCSKKETICNDRTDNDGDTQSDCADKTDCPAGTACTRTNGAAGTCQNNGSCA
- a CDS encoding PEGA domain-containing protein — its product is MRTPVVYVAGLLALALTAGPARAQGLGLDLSGDSNTQSNEQQQDTGEGAAEGTPPEGEQGGLGLGLDLSSGTPGADLQPRFALVGLDTPERAGAAAAKRWMGWLQAVALRTGRVAKASEPAEIREQLASDYAAALRCAEASCLSGPADTIDADLLTTARLALEDEGWTLRLWTYDRDRGVVETDVVTGRKPTDSNFLREAGEVLSKRVTELARPRSMLKVSSNVSQAVVRVGERMLGVGTVEAKLPPGEVQLIVEADEYSTYTKTLTLVAGETQEVAVRLELNGPAPEGPPADAVASVKKKKSSGPSGPSVFSRPALYTTVLGLAAVGAGVAMGMGLQGKVQDANGDGIMDLSRAEYLAARQQSMISTALMAGGGAVAGGSLLWLLIVPARSEPVSSSVAPVSSGKGTSGTALHFVIGGSF